A portion of the Micromonospora vinacea genome contains these proteins:
- a CDS encoding carboxylate--amine ligase/circularly permuted type 2 ATP-grasp protein has protein sequence MADNTTNAPTYDGPVGRSGNGRILPTPRTNPLLSLDDGDPADLATIGVEEEFHVVDLHTRELVPRAGELLDRLPAASFTAELHRSVVETNTAVCRTLDEIRAELTRLRQAAVQVADRAGLGIVAAGTVPLRADGDPSVTPTSRYRRMLDEYQMLAREQLICGAQVHVGVSDRDLAVAVTRRVQPWLPVLLALSTSSPYWMGQDSGYASVRSLVWQRWPTAGDPGEVTSAADHEALVAELISSETITDPAMIYFDVRPSAHVPTVELRITDANADVETIVLLTGLFRALVRREVAALRARVERTAVRPPVLRAAVWRAARSGLEGDLLDLPRSARPVSAAQAVRRLVTDLRPQLEATGDWEQVSELTRYALERGSSAARQRRAYERRGRLADVVDLLLDETRGRVRGPLPGAPTPPALPTYADAGDEVFGPAGPQPAYAPMLAALRQLGAGALRQREHDRDEEQRARGVTFSVAGEASTRLFPVDLVPRVVPAADWRTLRTGLVQRARALDAFLRDVYADRAVVADGVVPAWVVESSPGLRPTGALMGRRGTRAQVSGTDLVRDPDGGWYVLEDNLRVPSGIGYAVQNRRLTQAVLPELPVPEDLLPADETPAMLYRALVAAAPAAADDPAVVVLSSGPGDPAWFEHRLLADEMGVPLTETSDLLVEEGRVRLVREGCRREVDVIYLRMDEEALLHAPGADGVPLGWPLLAAVHAGRLTLANALGNGVGDDKALYAYVPRLIEYYLGEKPLLGDVPTYLCGLPEQRAEVLGRLDELVLKPVDGYGGDRVVIGPRAEAEELDAVREQILAAPHRWIAQEMIALTTHPVFDGTALAPRHVDLRAFVFLGDTAEVAPVALTRVAPAGSMIVNSSRGGGSKDTWLLGGADEPSV, from the coding sequence ATGGCCGACAACACCACGAACGCGCCGACGTACGACGGGCCGGTGGGCCGGTCCGGCAACGGCCGGATACTGCCCACCCCCCGCACGAACCCGCTCCTGTCGCTGGACGACGGCGACCCGGCGGACCTGGCCACGATCGGGGTGGAGGAGGAGTTCCACGTCGTCGACCTGCACACCCGGGAGTTGGTGCCCCGCGCCGGGGAGTTGCTCGACCGTCTGCCGGCCGCCTCGTTCACCGCCGAGCTGCACCGCAGCGTGGTGGAGACCAACACCGCGGTCTGCCGCACCCTGGACGAGATCCGCGCCGAGCTGACCCGGCTGCGTCAGGCGGCCGTCCAGGTCGCCGACCGGGCTGGGCTGGGCATCGTGGCGGCCGGTACGGTGCCGCTGCGCGCCGACGGCGACCCCAGCGTCACCCCCACCTCCCGCTATCGGCGGATGCTCGACGAGTACCAGATGCTCGCCCGGGAGCAGTTGATCTGTGGGGCGCAGGTGCATGTCGGCGTCTCCGACCGGGACCTGGCCGTGGCGGTCACCCGTCGGGTCCAGCCGTGGCTGCCGGTGCTGCTCGCCCTCTCCACCAGCTCGCCGTACTGGATGGGCCAGGACAGCGGGTACGCCAGCGTCCGATCGCTGGTCTGGCAGCGCTGGCCCACCGCGGGTGACCCGGGTGAGGTGACCAGCGCGGCGGACCACGAGGCGCTGGTCGCCGAGCTGATCTCCTCCGAGACCATCACCGACCCCGCCATGATCTATTTCGACGTCCGGCCGTCTGCGCACGTGCCCACAGTGGAACTGCGGATCACCGACGCCAACGCCGATGTGGAGACCATCGTCCTGCTCACCGGCCTGTTCCGGGCGCTCGTCCGGCGGGAGGTCGCCGCCCTGCGCGCCCGGGTGGAACGCACTGCCGTACGACCACCGGTGCTGCGCGCCGCCGTGTGGCGGGCCGCCCGCTCCGGTCTGGAAGGTGACCTGCTCGACCTGCCCCGGTCGGCCCGACCGGTGTCGGCCGCCCAGGCGGTCCGCCGCCTGGTGACCGACCTGCGCCCGCAGTTGGAGGCGACCGGGGACTGGGAGCAGGTCAGCGAGTTGACCCGCTACGCGCTGGAACGCGGCAGCTCCGCCGCCCGGCAGCGGCGGGCGTACGAGCGACGGGGCCGGTTGGCCGACGTGGTCGACCTGCTGCTCGACGAAACCCGGGGCCGGGTCCGGGGGCCGCTGCCCGGTGCGCCGACACCGCCGGCGCTGCCCACGTACGCCGACGCCGGCGACGAGGTCTTCGGACCGGCCGGACCGCAGCCGGCGTACGCCCCGATGCTCGCGGCCCTGCGCCAGCTCGGCGCCGGGGCCCTGCGCCAACGCGAGCACGACCGGGACGAGGAGCAGCGTGCCCGGGGGGTGACGTTCAGCGTGGCCGGCGAGGCGAGCACCCGGCTCTTCCCGGTGGACCTGGTGCCCCGGGTGGTGCCGGCCGCCGACTGGCGGACTCTTCGTACCGGTCTGGTGCAGCGCGCCCGCGCCCTCGACGCGTTCCTGCGCGACGTCTACGCCGACCGGGCGGTGGTGGCCGACGGCGTGGTGCCGGCGTGGGTGGTGGAGTCCTCACCCGGGCTGCGCCCGACCGGGGCGCTGATGGGCCGGCGGGGCACCCGCGCCCAGGTGTCCGGGACCGACCTCGTCCGGGACCCGGACGGCGGCTGGTACGTGCTGGAGGACAACCTGCGGGTGCCCTCCGGGATCGGCTACGCGGTGCAGAACCGTCGGCTGACCCAGGCGGTGCTGCCGGAGCTGCCGGTGCCGGAGGACCTGCTGCCCGCCGACGAGACGCCGGCGATGCTGTACCGGGCGTTGGTCGCCGCCGCCCCCGCCGCGGCCGACGACCCCGCCGTGGTGGTGCTCAGCAGCGGCCCCGGTGACCCGGCGTGGTTCGAGCATCGGCTGCTCGCCGACGAGATGGGGGTTCCGCTGACCGAGACCAGCGACCTGCTGGTGGAGGAGGGCCGGGTCCGGCTGGTCCGCGAGGGCTGCCGCCGCGAGGTCGACGTGATCTACCTGCGGATGGACGAGGAGGCGCTGCTGCACGCACCGGGCGCGGACGGAGTGCCGCTGGGATGGCCGCTGCTCGCCGCGGTGCACGCCGGGCGGCTCACGCTGGCCAACGCGCTGGGCAACGGTGTCGGCGACGACAAGGCGCTGTACGCGTACGTGCCCCGGCTGATCGAGTACTACCTGGGCGAGAAACCGCTGCTCGGGGACGTGCCGACGTACCTGTGTGGGCTGCCCGAGCAGCGGGCCGAGGTGTTGGGCCGCCTCGACGAGCTGGTGCTCAAGCCGGTCGACGGGTACGGCGGTGACCGGGTGGTGATCGGCCCCCGGGCCGAGGCCGAGGAGCTGGACGCCGTCCGGGAGCAGATCCTCGCGGCCCCGCACCGGTGGATCGCCCAGGAGATGATCGCGCTGACCACCCACCCGGTCTTCGACGGCACGGCGCTGGCCCCCCGCCACGTCGACCTGCGGGCCTTCGTGTTCCTCGGGGACACCGCCGAGGTCGCGCCGGTGGCGCTGACCCGGGTGGCGCCAGCCGGCAGCATGATCGTCAACTCGTCGCGAGGCGGCGGGTCGAAGGACACCTGGCTGCTCGGTGGAGCCGACGAACCGTCGGTGTAA
- a CDS encoding DJ-1/PfpI family protein: MRIEIVVFDGFDELDVFGPFEVLSMAGFDVALVAVERPGLVTSMRGVQLQVPEVLNQADGVIVPGGGWLNRAAEGAWAQAQRGVLPARLAELAPSARWMASVCTGALVLAAAGLLTGRRATTNRNAYDELRAHDVTVLDERVVDDGDRVTAGALSAGLDLGLWLTEREIGAATANRVAASIEYPAAGR; this comes from the coding sequence ATGCGAATCGAGATCGTGGTGTTCGACGGCTTCGACGAACTGGACGTCTTCGGGCCGTTCGAGGTGTTGTCGATGGCCGGCTTCGACGTGGCGCTCGTCGCCGTCGAACGGCCGGGGCTGGTCACCAGCATGCGTGGTGTCCAACTCCAGGTCCCCGAGGTGCTGAATCAGGCGGATGGCGTGATCGTTCCGGGTGGCGGATGGCTGAACCGGGCTGCCGAGGGTGCCTGGGCGCAGGCGCAGCGCGGTGTGCTGCCGGCGAGGCTGGCCGAGCTGGCACCATCGGCGCGGTGGATGGCGTCGGTGTGCACCGGCGCGTTGGTGCTCGCGGCCGCCGGCCTGCTGACGGGTCGTCGGGCGACCACCAACCGCAACGCGTACGACGAGTTGCGCGCCCACGACGTCACCGTCCTCGACGAGCGGGTGGTCGACGACGGTGACCGGGTCACCGCCGGTGCGCTGTCGGCCGGGCTCGATCTGGGCCTGTGGCTCACGGAACGCGAAATCGGCGCCGCCACCGCCAACCGGGTCGCCGCGTCCATCGAGTACCCGGCTGCGGGTCGCTGA
- a CDS encoding GlxA family transcriptional regulator: MRKSSATHRVAVLALPRVVAFDLTIATQVFGHEGHGRYTMTVCTLDGGSVTTTTAGLELTVAATLDALDDADTVIVPGFRRGPAPPRALHALRLAHRRGARIASICTGAFALAQAGLLDGRRATTHWAHADALAREHPRVFVDANALYVDEGEVVTSAGLAAGLDMCLYLVGRDHGQAAAIQRARHMVTPLHRAGGQAQFIPVGVGGEDDELATVTAWASGNLHRPITVADLARQGVMSSRTLHRAFQSRFRMGPRAWLIQQRLRAACTLLENGGITIDEVARRTGLGTATNLRTHFQRAFATTPTAYRRAFTP, translated from the coding sequence ATGCGTAAGAGTTCCGCCACGCATCGGGTCGCCGTCCTCGCCCTCCCCAGAGTCGTCGCCTTCGATCTGACCATCGCGACGCAGGTGTTCGGGCACGAGGGCCACGGCCGGTACACGATGACGGTGTGCACACTGGACGGTGGTTCGGTCACCACCACCACGGCTGGCCTGGAGCTGACCGTCGCCGCGACGCTCGACGCGCTCGACGATGCCGACACGGTGATCGTCCCCGGCTTCCGCCGCGGCCCGGCACCGCCCCGTGCTCTCCACGCGCTGCGGCTGGCCCACCGTCGTGGGGCCCGCATCGCGTCGATCTGCACCGGCGCCTTCGCGCTGGCCCAGGCCGGTCTGCTCGACGGCCGCCGCGCGACGACCCACTGGGCGCACGCCGACGCGCTCGCCCGCGAGCACCCGCGGGTGTTCGTGGACGCGAATGCGCTCTACGTCGACGAAGGTGAGGTCGTCACCAGCGCCGGACTCGCCGCCGGTCTGGACATGTGCCTCTACCTCGTCGGCCGCGACCACGGGCAGGCTGCCGCCATCCAACGGGCCCGCCACATGGTCACACCGCTGCACCGAGCCGGCGGTCAGGCCCAGTTCATCCCGGTCGGCGTTGGGGGCGAGGACGACGAGTTGGCCACTGTCACCGCCTGGGCGAGCGGCAACCTGCACCGCCCGATCACTGTCGCGGACCTTGCCCGACAGGGTGTGATGTCCAGCCGTACGCTGCACCGCGCCTTCCAGAGTCGGTTCCGGATGGGCCCACGAGCCTGGCTGATCCAGCAACGGCTGCGCGCCGCCTGCACCCTGCTCGAGAACGGCGGGATCACCATCGACGAGGTCGCACGGCGCACCGGCCTGGGTACGGCGACCAACCTCCGGACGCATTTCCAGCGGGCCTTCGCCACCACCCCCACCGCGTACCGGCGGGCCTTCACCCCCTGA
- a CDS encoding dihydrofolate reductase family protein translates to MTKVTTWATMSLDGYIADASHGGFEYLFQWYENGDVETPTADPELTFRTSAVSARHLRALTERTGALVVGRRLFDITSGWGGRHPLDVPVVVVTHSVPEGWAPENESFVFVTDGIESAVARAKAIAGDKEVGVNGGTIAAQVVEAGLLDEVHVELVPVLLGAGIPLFADLKIAPLQLDGPFSVVEGVGVTHLAYRVRPAA, encoded by the coding sequence ATGACGAAGGTGACGACCTGGGCGACGATGTCGTTGGACGGCTACATCGCGGACGCGTCCCACGGTGGCTTCGAGTACCTGTTCCAGTGGTACGAGAACGGTGACGTCGAGACCCCGACGGCCGACCCCGAGCTGACCTTCCGGACGTCCGCTGTGAGCGCCCGGCATCTGCGGGCTCTCACCGAGCGGACCGGAGCGCTCGTCGTCGGCCGGAGGCTCTTCGACATCACCAGCGGGTGGGGTGGCCGGCATCCGTTGGACGTGCCCGTCGTGGTGGTCACCCACAGCGTGCCGGAGGGCTGGGCACCCGAGAACGAGTCCTTCGTCTTCGTCACCGACGGCATCGAGAGCGCCGTCGCCCGGGCGAAGGCGATCGCCGGCGACAAGGAGGTCGGCGTCAACGGCGGCACCATCGCCGCCCAGGTCGTCGAGGCCGGCCTGCTCGACGAGGTGCACGTCGAGCTCGTCCCGGTCCTGCTCGGCGCTGGCATCCCGCTCTTCGCCGACCTGAAGATCGCGCCACTCCAGCTGGACGGCCCGTTCAGCGTCGTCGAGGGCGTCGGTGTCACCCACCTGGCCTACCGGGTACGCCCAGCGGCCTGA
- a CDS encoding TetR/AcrR family transcriptional regulator: MAESDSEPTSSDPDASHRRLDARRNQERVIAAARELFSEQGLQVTVPQVAERAGVGRATVYRSYPSKEDLIVAVVQRQFEELEQRTRAALDGVDAYREWCSFVPDLFGRLARDRVLADAFFEGRLVPAARILDLIGQLVAAARSSGKIRPDAGVLDIRVLLCGVVRQLIVLDERDPAVWRRYADLVLNALRP, encoded by the coding sequence ATGGCAGAGTCCGACTCCGAGCCGACGTCGAGCGACCCGGATGCTTCCCATCGGCGTCTGGACGCCCGTCGCAACCAGGAGCGGGTCATCGCCGCCGCCCGGGAACTCTTCAGCGAGCAGGGTCTCCAGGTGACGGTGCCGCAGGTGGCCGAGCGGGCCGGGGTGGGTCGCGCGACGGTGTACCGCAGCTACCCCAGCAAGGAAGACCTGATCGTCGCGGTCGTCCAGCGGCAGTTCGAGGAGCTGGAGCAGCGCACCCGCGCGGCGCTCGACGGCGTCGACGCGTACCGGGAGTGGTGTTCCTTCGTGCCCGACCTGTTCGGACGCCTCGCGCGCGACCGGGTCCTCGCCGACGCGTTCTTCGAAGGCCGGCTGGTACCCGCCGCGCGCATCCTGGACCTGATCGGGCAGCTGGTGGCGGCGGCCCGATCGTCCGGCAAGATCCGCCCGGACGCCGGGGTGCTGGACATCCGGGTGCTCCTGTGCGGGGTGGTCCGGCAGCTCATCGTGCTCGACGAGCGCGACCCGGCGGTGTGGCGCCGGTACGCCGACCTGGTGCTCAATGCGCTACGCCCCTGA
- a CDS encoding carboxymuconolactone decarboxylase family protein, translating into MPRLADPDPNAFPADVRELLSTLPPDPMVKMLAHSVGTVKLFVDLARAQFTSLELPARSRELVVLTVAEYAECEFEAAQHRPMALEAGLDQRVIEIISARDLDNPELSPSDRALIRFTAEVVRSPRISDELFDQVRHVLSEREIVEVLQVVGYYWSFSRVCTVLDVELTKVYSDERVVSGDAGRAD; encoded by the coding sequence ATGCCCCGTCTCGCCGACCCCGACCCGAACGCCTTCCCGGCGGACGTCCGGGAACTTCTGTCCACCCTGCCGCCGGACCCGATGGTCAAGATGCTGGCCCACTCGGTCGGTACGGTAAAACTGTTCGTCGACCTCGCGAGGGCGCAGTTCACCTCGCTGGAGCTGCCGGCCCGCTCGCGGGAGCTGGTCGTCCTGACCGTTGCCGAATACGCGGAGTGCGAGTTCGAAGCCGCCCAGCACAGGCCGATGGCCCTGGAGGCCGGTCTCGATCAGCGCGTCATCGAGATCATCAGCGCTCGGGACCTCGACAACCCGGAGCTGTCGCCGTCCGACCGGGCTCTCATCCGCTTCACCGCCGAGGTGGTGCGATCTCCACGCATCTCCGACGAACTGTTCGACCAGGTGCGGCACGTCCTGAGCGAACGCGAGATCGTGGAGGTGCTTCAGGTGGTGGGTTACTACTGGTCGTTCAGCCGGGTCTGCACCGTGCTCGACGTCGAACTCACCAAGGTGTACAGCGACGAGCGGGTGGTCTCCGGCGATGCCGGCCGGGCAGACTGA
- a CDS encoding VOC family protein, with translation MFTAITHSQIYVLDQDKALDFYVGKLGLEVNADVDMGFMRWLTVSVPGEPGRQILLEKPGPPAMSEETAEQVRALVTKGAMGGSLIFSTDDCRKTYETLLSRGVEFTEEPTDRFYGIDCALRDPFGNSIRFTQLRS, from the coding sequence ATGTTCACCGCGATCACGCACTCACAGATCTACGTCCTCGACCAGGACAAGGCCCTCGACTTCTACGTCGGCAAGCTCGGCCTGGAGGTCAACGCCGACGTCGACATGGGCTTCATGCGCTGGCTGACCGTCAGCGTCCCCGGCGAGCCGGGTCGCCAGATCCTGTTGGAGAAGCCCGGCCCACCGGCGATGTCCGAGGAGACCGCCGAGCAGGTCCGTGCCCTGGTCACCAAGGGCGCAATGGGCGGCTCGCTCATCTTCTCCACCGACGACTGCCGCAAGACGTACGAGACGCTGCTGAGCCGGGGCGTCGAGTTCACCGAGGAACCCACCGATCGCTTCTACGGGATCGACTGCGCCCTGCGCGACCCGTTCGGCAACAGCATCCGCTTCACCCAGCTGAGGTCCTGA
- a CDS encoding aldo/keto reductase: protein MRTTTLGSTGPEVGVIGLGCMGMSHGYDITGPRDDDTSIGVIRQALDLGATLIDTSDVYGPYTNEELVGRALAGGHRERAVLATKVGLVATSPSGGPGNSPKIGNNGRPEHIRAAIDESLRRLGTDHVDLYQLHRVDPEVPIEESWGAMAEVVAAGKARQLGLSEVTVAQIARAQAVHPVASVQSELSLWTRDPLAEVLPYCAEQGIAFLPFSPLGRGFLAGRFTSFDDLPADDFRRGLPRFQQDALRANLAIVARVREIADRAGFSPAQVALAWVVAQGDQVIPIPGTKTPKYLVDNCAAADVRLSAEDLADLDALPAPEGGRY from the coding sequence ATGCGAACCACCACGCTGGGCAGCACCGGACCCGAGGTCGGGGTCATCGGCCTCGGCTGCATGGGCATGAGCCACGGCTACGACATCACCGGCCCTCGCGACGACGACACCTCGATCGGCGTCATCCGTCAGGCACTGGACCTGGGCGCGACGCTGATCGACACGTCGGACGTGTACGGGCCGTACACCAACGAGGAACTGGTCGGGCGGGCACTGGCCGGCGGGCATCGGGAGCGGGCCGTACTGGCCACGAAGGTCGGCCTGGTGGCCACCTCCCCCAGCGGTGGCCCCGGCAACTCACCGAAGATCGGCAACAACGGTCGCCCGGAGCACATCCGCGCGGCGATCGACGAGAGCCTGCGCCGGCTCGGCACCGACCACGTCGACCTGTACCAGTTGCACCGGGTCGACCCGGAGGTGCCCATCGAGGAGTCCTGGGGTGCGATGGCCGAGGTCGTGGCGGCGGGTAAGGCCCGGCAGCTCGGGCTGTCCGAGGTGACGGTCGCGCAGATCGCGCGGGCCCAGGCGGTGCACCCGGTGGCGTCGGTGCAGTCCGAGCTGTCACTGTGGACGCGCGACCCGTTGGCCGAGGTGTTGCCGTACTGCGCCGAGCAGGGCATCGCCTTCCTGCCGTTCTCCCCGCTGGGTCGCGGTTTCCTCGCCGGCCGGTTCACCTCGTTCGACGACCTGCCCGCCGACGACTTCCGGCGTGGCCTGCCGCGCTTCCAGCAGGACGCGCTACGCGCCAACCTCGCCATCGTCGCCCGGGTGCGGGAGATCGCCGACCGGGCGGGCTTCAGCCCCGCGCAGGTCGCCCTCGCGTGGGTCGTGGCCCAGGGTGACCAGGTCATCCCGATCCCCGGCACCAAGACGCCGAAGTACCTGGTGGACAACTGCGCTGCCGCTGACGTGCGGCTCAGCGCCGAGGACCTGGCCGACCTGGACGCGCTGCCCGCCCCCGAGGGTGGCCGCTACTGA
- a CDS encoding YqjF family protein encodes MHPEPVDHAPRQAFPWALLRQRWEDLTFLHWAVAPEVVAPLLPAGTRPDTVQGVSYVGLIGFRMVGLGFGRGPGVPYFGTFWETNVRLYSVDDAGRRAVVFRSLDASRLLPVLVARVTLRLPYLWSSMRLDRDGDRRTYRCRRRWPGPAGTTSRMVVRVGERIVDPTPLEHFVTARWGLHTRAYGRTLHLPNWHPSWPLHRAEVLHLDDELVAAAGLPAPVGPPVSVLYSPGVGVRFGPPVAARPRGAGPPESQ; translated from the coding sequence GTGCACCCCGAACCGGTCGACCACGCACCCCGGCAGGCGTTTCCCTGGGCGCTCCTGCGTCAGCGCTGGGAGGACCTCACCTTCCTGCACTGGGCCGTCGCTCCGGAGGTCGTCGCGCCGTTGCTGCCCGCCGGCACTCGCCCGGACACGGTGCAGGGGGTCAGCTATGTCGGCCTGATCGGGTTCCGGATGGTCGGTCTGGGCTTCGGCCGTGGCCCCGGGGTGCCGTACTTCGGCACCTTCTGGGAGACCAACGTCCGGCTCTACTCGGTCGACGACGCCGGCCGGCGAGCTGTCGTGTTCCGGTCCCTCGACGCGTCCCGCCTGCTGCCGGTGCTGGTGGCGCGGGTGACGCTGCGCCTGCCGTATCTCTGGTCGTCGATGCGGTTGGACCGCGACGGCGACCGCCGCACCTACCGTTGCCGGCGGCGCTGGCCGGGGCCGGCGGGAACGACGAGCCGGATGGTGGTGCGGGTGGGGGAGCGGATCGTCGACCCGACCCCGCTCGAACACTTCGTCACCGCCCGCTGGGGGCTGCACACCCGGGCGTACGGGCGCACGTTGCACCTGCCGAACTGGCATCCGAGCTGGCCGCTGCACCGCGCCGAGGTGCTGCACCTGGATGACGAGTTGGTGGCCGCCGCCGGGCTGCCAGCGCCGGTCGGGCCGCCGGTGAGCGTGCTCTACTCACCCGGTGTCGGGGTCAGGTTCGGCCCGCCGGTGGCGGCCCGGCCGCGGGGTGCCGGGCCGCCGGAATCTCAGTAG
- a CDS encoding winged helix DNA-binding domain-containing protein, which yields MTELSWDQVSARRLARHRLRTPKPDPAPDAGRMADVVSAICGAHAQIASAAELSIGLRVPGATRDQVRRALWRDRTLVKTRGPRGTVHLLAAADLPMWVGALTALPAPSWERSAVLLTPRQTEQVLAAIADAVAEADLTSAELTEEIVARTGSWAGDLVMEAFQDKWPRWMAAMTAASRGGVICFGPNRGRATTYTSPTRWLPDFAPMPGPAALAALVRSYLHAYGPATPAQFARWLAVPPGWATLLFDSLHLTEVTVEGTPAWVAAGDTEFPDDRPSGLRLLPYFDAYVVGCHPRERLFPGPAAERALAGGQAGNYPVLLVDGVVAGVWHQRRSGRSIRVAVEPLGTLGAAQQRALAEEVERIGEILEGKASLTIGTVSVGPHA from the coding sequence ATGACCGAGCTGAGCTGGGATCAGGTGTCCGCCCGACGGCTTGCGCGGCACCGGCTCCGCACACCGAAACCGGACCCGGCACCGGACGCCGGACGCATGGCCGACGTGGTGTCGGCGATCTGCGGCGCGCACGCCCAGATCGCGTCGGCCGCCGAACTGTCCATCGGGCTGCGGGTGCCGGGAGCGACCCGCGACCAGGTGCGCCGGGCACTGTGGAGAGACCGCACGCTGGTCAAGACCCGTGGGCCGCGCGGGACCGTGCACCTGCTCGCCGCGGCGGACCTGCCGATGTGGGTCGGCGCGCTGACCGCGTTGCCGGCCCCGTCCTGGGAGCGGAGCGCGGTCCTGCTGACGCCCCGGCAGACCGAGCAGGTCCTCGCGGCCATCGCCGACGCGGTCGCCGAGGCCGACCTGACCAGCGCCGAGCTGACCGAGGAGATCGTCGCCCGCACCGGATCGTGGGCGGGCGACCTGGTCATGGAGGCGTTCCAGGACAAATGGCCTCGCTGGATGGCCGCGATGACCGCCGCCTCCCGGGGCGGAGTGATCTGCTTCGGCCCGAATCGCGGTCGGGCCACCACGTACACCAGCCCGACCCGGTGGCTGCCCGACTTCGCGCCGATGCCCGGCCCTGCCGCCCTGGCCGCCCTCGTCCGTAGCTACCTGCACGCGTACGGGCCGGCCACCCCGGCGCAGTTCGCCCGGTGGCTGGCGGTGCCCCCGGGGTGGGCGACGTTGCTGTTCGACTCGCTGCACCTGACCGAGGTGACGGTGGAGGGCACCCCGGCCTGGGTGGCTGCCGGCGACACCGAGTTCCCCGACGACCGGCCGTCCGGGTTGCGGCTGCTGCCGTATTTCGACGCGTACGTGGTCGGCTGCCACCCCCGCGAACGGCTCTTCCCCGGCCCCGCCGCCGAGCGGGCGCTCGCCGGCGGCCAGGCCGGCAACTATCCGGTGCTGCTGGTGGACGGGGTGGTCGCCGGTGTGTGGCATCAGCGCCGCTCCGGCCGCTCGATCCGGGTCGCCGTCGAGCCGCTGGGGACGCTCGGTGCCGCCCAGCAGCGGGCGTTGGCGGAGGAGGTCGAACGGATCGGCGAGATCCTGGAGGGTAAGGCGTCGCTGACCATCGGGACCGTCAGTGTCGGTCCGCACGCCTGA
- a CDS encoding epoxide hydrolase family protein: MTPFRIDIPQSDLDDLRDRLSRTRWPRSLPGAGWSRGVPVDYLRELAGYWASGYDWRAYESRLNDLPQFVTEIDGLDVHLLHVRSSEPDALPLLVTHGWPNSVVEFTELIGPLSDPRAHGGDPAQAFHLVVPSVPGYGFSQAPPAGFTIDRLARMWAELMARLGYHRYGTQGGDLGAYVAPRVAAVAPDQVVGVHIDGGFGFPTAADVPDMSAAERGEWEQMQQWMSGGVDHHALLRAAPQTFSYAWNDSPVGLLAWMMQKFKEFTMTVPTPEQAIDRDQLLTNVSLYWFTGTSGTSSWPMYERLTIADDGGFAWPTGQRRVPSGVYGGGSALMRRLAERDNTIVHWPQGNPGSHFVAMDEPLAHAADIRAFFAGLR, translated from the coding sequence ATGACGCCATTTCGCATCGACATCCCGCAGTCGGACCTCGACGACCTGCGTGACCGGCTCTCCCGCACCCGGTGGCCCCGCTCGTTGCCCGGCGCCGGCTGGAGCCGGGGGGTGCCGGTGGACTACCTCCGTGAGCTGGCCGGGTACTGGGCGAGTGGTTACGACTGGCGTGCGTACGAGTCGCGGTTGAACGACCTCCCCCAGTTCGTCACCGAGATCGACGGCTTGGACGTGCACCTGCTGCACGTCCGCTCGTCGGAGCCGGACGCCCTGCCGTTGCTGGTGACGCACGGCTGGCCGAACTCCGTGGTCGAGTTCACCGAGCTGATCGGCCCGCTGTCCGACCCACGCGCTCATGGTGGGGATCCCGCACAGGCGTTTCACCTGGTGGTGCCGTCAGTGCCCGGCTACGGTTTCTCCCAGGCACCCCCGGCCGGGTTCACGATCGACCGGCTCGCCCGGATGTGGGCGGAGCTGATGGCCCGCCTCGGCTACCACCGCTACGGCACCCAGGGCGGCGACCTCGGTGCGTACGTCGCGCCGCGGGTGGCCGCTGTGGCGCCGGATCAGGTGGTCGGCGTGCACATCGACGGCGGGTTCGGCTTCCCGACCGCTGCCGACGTGCCGGACATGAGCGCGGCGGAACGCGGCGAGTGGGAGCAGATGCAGCAGTGGATGAGCGGCGGCGTCGACCATCACGCGCTGCTGCGAGCGGCGCCGCAGACCTTCTCGTACGCCTGGAACGACTCGCCGGTCGGGTTGTTGGCCTGGATGATGCAGAAGTTCAAGGAGTTCACCATGACGGTGCCGACACCGGAGCAGGCCATCGACCGGGACCAACTGCTCACCAATGTGAGCCTCTACTGGTTCACCGGCACGTCGGGAACGTCGTCGTGGCCCATGTACGAGCGACTCACCATCGCCGACGATGGCGGTTTCGCCTGGCCCACCGGTCAACGGCGGGTGCCGTCCGGTGTGTACGGCGGCGGGTCCGCGCTGATGCGCCGTCTCGCCGAGCGGGACAACACCATCGTCCACTGGCCGCAGGGAAACCCGGGCAGCCACTTCGTGGCGATGGACGAGCCTCTGGCGCACGCGGCGGACATCCGCGCGTTCTTCGCGGGCCTGCGATGA